A single region of the Kiloniellales bacterium genome encodes:
- a CDS encoding alcohol dehydrogenase family protein has translation MTEIPKTMRAVLLTGHGGLDVLEYREDWPVPEPDANEVLIEVGACGLNNTDVNTRTGWYSKSVTEATSGGVLEEAAAEDAGWGGALSLPRIQGADVCGRVVAVGGPAGADLVGKRVLVDTWLRDWEHPLDLNKCGYFGSEADGGFADYTKVDARNVHPVESDLSDAELATFATSYVTAENMLNRAQVGEGDSVLIPGASGGVGSALIQLAKRRGARTIAMCAESKAEAVAAIGPDAVLPRAPESLKSALRDAIGQDKVTVVADVVGGDLWPQLIDVLARGGRYTVSGAIAGPMVELDLRTLYLNDLTFTGATIVPPGVFADLVGYIERGEIRPLLAETYPLAELVKAQEAFIAKRHVGNIVVTMA, from the coding sequence ATGACTGAGATCCCCAAGACCATGCGCGCCGTTTTGCTGACCGGGCATGGCGGGCTCGACGTGCTGGAGTACCGAGAGGACTGGCCGGTTCCGGAGCCCGATGCGAACGAGGTCCTGATCGAGGTGGGGGCCTGCGGGCTCAACAACACCGACGTCAACACCCGCACCGGCTGGTATTCGAAAAGCGTGACCGAAGCGACCAGCGGCGGGGTCCTGGAAGAGGCGGCTGCGGAGGACGCCGGATGGGGCGGCGCGCTCAGCCTGCCGCGGATCCAAGGGGCCGACGTCTGCGGCCGGGTGGTCGCGGTCGGCGGCCCGGCGGGGGCCGACCTGGTCGGCAAGCGGGTCCTGGTCGACACCTGGCTGCGGGACTGGGAGCATCCGCTCGATCTGAACAAGTGCGGCTACTTCGGGTCGGAGGCCGACGGCGGCTTCGCGGACTACACGAAGGTCGATGCCCGCAACGTCCATCCCGTGGAAAGCGATCTTTCGGATGCGGAACTGGCGACCTTCGCGACCTCCTACGTCACCGCCGAGAACATGCTCAACCGCGCCCAAGTCGGCGAGGGCGACAGCGTGCTGATTCCCGGCGCCTCGGGCGGGGTCGGCTCGGCATTGATCCAGCTCGCCAAGCGGCGGGGCGCGCGGACCATTGCCATGTGCGCCGAGTCCAAGGCGGAGGCCGTGGCCGCGATCGGCCCGGATGCCGTCCTGCCGCGGGCGCCGGAAAGCCTGAAGTCGGCGCTCCGGGATGCGATCGGCCAGGACAAGGTGACCGTCGTCGCCGACGTCGTCGGGGGCGACCTCTGGCCGCAGCTGATCGACGTGCTGGCGCGCGGCGGCCGCTACACGGTCTCCGGCGCCATCGCCGGGCCGATGGTCGAACTCGATTTGAGGACCCTCTACCTGAACGACCTGACCTTCACGGGCGCGACCATCGTGCCGCCGGGCGTCTTCGCCGATTTGGTCGGCTACATCGAGCGCGGCGAGATCCGGCCCCTGCTGGCCGAGACCTATCCCTTGGCCGAGCTGGTCAAAGCGCAGGAGGCCTTCATCGCCAAGCGCCACGTCGGCAACATCGTCGTCACCATGGCCTGA
- a CDS encoding ABC transporter ATP-binding protein: protein MGRLTITALQKFYGKVHAVRGVDLDIPEGEFTVLVGPSGCGKSTLLRCIAGLEEADAGEIAIDGEVVNDMRPRDRNVAMVFQNYALYPYMSVFENIAFGLRARRAPAAEVETRVREAAALLDISGLLERLPRELSGGQRQRVAIGRAIVRDARLFLFDEPLSNLDAQLRDEMRSEIKRLHQDIGKTMVYVTHDQIEAMTLADRIVLLKDGLIEQQGTPLELFERPATRFVAGFLGSPAMNFVPARLDVEGEALAVFFADGRVLPLPAARRPALTERAGQAVLFGVRPEHIARRRNGELRPGLAPLQATIDLVQPTGSRTYGTFLLDEVEVVAELEVHDVEGPGEQLDLTFDMNRVVIIDPESERVVSHSGT from the coding sequence ATGGGACGCCTCACCATCACCGCGCTGCAGAAGTTCTACGGCAAGGTCCATGCCGTGCGCGGCGTCGACCTGGACATCCCCGAGGGCGAGTTCACGGTCCTGGTCGGGCCCTCGGGCTGCGGCAAGTCGACCCTGCTGCGCTGCATCGCCGGGCTGGAGGAGGCCGACGCCGGCGAGATCGCGATCGACGGCGAGGTGGTCAACGACATGCGCCCCCGCGACCGCAACGTAGCCATGGTGTTCCAGAATTACGCGCTTTACCCCTACATGAGCGTCTTCGAGAACATCGCCTTCGGCCTGCGCGCCCGCAGGGCACCCGCCGCGGAGGTCGAGACCCGGGTGCGCGAGGCCGCCGCCCTGCTCGACATCTCGGGCCTGCTGGAACGCCTGCCCCGGGAGCTCTCGGGCGGGCAGCGCCAGCGGGTCGCGATCGGCCGGGCCATCGTGCGCGACGCCCGGCTGTTCCTCTTCGACGAGCCGCTGTCCAACCTGGACGCCCAGCTGCGCGACGAGATGCGCAGCGAGATCAAGCGCCTGCACCAGGACATCGGCAAGACCATGGTCTACGTCACCCACGACCAGATCGAGGCCATGACCCTGGCCGACCGGATCGTGCTCCTGAAGGACGGCCTGATCGAGCAGCAGGGCACGCCCCTGGAGCTCTTCGAGCGCCCGGCGACCCGCTTCGTCGCGGGCTTCCTGGGCTCGCCGGCGATGAACTTCGTGCCCGCCCGGCTGGACGTGGAGGGCGAGGCTCTTGCCGTGTTTTTCGCCGATGGCCGGGTACTGCCCCTGCCGGCCGCGCGGCGGCCCGCGCTGACGGAGCGGGCCGGCCAGGCGGTCCTCTTCGGGGTCCGGCCCGAGCACATCGCGCGACGGCGCAACGGCGAGCTCCGGCCTGGGCTGGCGCCGCTGCAAGCGACCATCGACCTGGTCCAGCCGACCGGCTCACGGACCTACGGCACCTTCCTGCTCGACGAGGTCGAGGTGGTCGCCGAGCTGGAGGTCCACGACGTCGAAGGCCCGGGTGAGCAGCTTGACCTGACCTTCGACATGAACCGCGTCGTGATCATCGATCCGGAGAGCGAGCGGGTCGTCTCGCACTCCGGGACCTGA
- a CDS encoding mandelate racemase/muconate lactonizing enzyme family protein, which yields MRITRITAWQKTLPLEKPYWLSGGRLKFEALDSTILRIDTDAGLSGWGEGCPWGHSYLPAFGGGIRAALELLAPALIGRDPRDIDCLNRAMDMVLPGHPYAKSALDLALWDLLGQDAGLPLYTLFGGAEGESVALNSSISTGTPEEMVALIEAARGQGYRTHSAKIGGNDPTLDIARIEAIEAARQPDEQITYDANRAWTPALAIEVMNAVAARGWFEQPCETLDQCLQVRRLTRQPIMLDECLQSYQDHLDAWRARACEGVKIKPNRVGGLTKARRLRDFGVSVGWRLHIEDVGGTVLADTAALHLALSTPAENRLASWLCHPHLAEDEAPGQGARNSDGTAVVPETPGIGVVPDPDWLGEPLVSYERPGP from the coding sequence TTGCGCATCACCCGCATCACCGCCTGGCAGAAGACCCTGCCCCTGGAGAAGCCCTACTGGCTTTCGGGCGGGCGGCTGAAGTTCGAGGCGCTCGATTCGACTATTTTGCGGATCGACACGGACGCTGGGCTGTCCGGATGGGGCGAAGGCTGCCCCTGGGGCCACAGCTATCTGCCCGCCTTCGGCGGCGGCATCCGCGCGGCCTTGGAGCTCCTGGCCCCGGCGCTGATCGGACGCGACCCGCGCGACATCGATTGCCTGAACCGGGCCATGGATATGGTCTTGCCGGGTCATCCCTACGCCAAGTCGGCGCTCGACCTGGCGCTCTGGGACCTGCTCGGCCAGGACGCCGGGCTGCCGCTCTACACGCTGTTCGGCGGGGCGGAGGGCGAGAGCGTTGCGCTCAACAGCTCGATCTCGACCGGCACGCCGGAAGAGATGGTGGCGCTGATCGAGGCGGCGCGGGGCCAGGGCTACCGGACTCACTCCGCCAAGATCGGCGGCAACGACCCGACGCTGGACATCGCCCGAATCGAGGCGATCGAGGCCGCGCGGCAGCCGGACGAGCAGATCACCTATGACGCCAACCGGGCCTGGACCCCGGCGCTCGCGATCGAGGTCATGAACGCGGTCGCGGCCCGGGGCTGGTTCGAGCAGCCCTGCGAGACCCTGGACCAGTGCCTGCAGGTCCGGCGCTTGACGCGACAGCCGATCATGCTGGACGAATGCCTGCAAAGCTATCAGGACCATCTCGACGCCTGGCGGGCGCGGGCCTGCGAGGGCGTCAAGATCAAGCCCAACCGCGTGGGCGGACTGACCAAGGCGCGCCGGCTGCGCGACTTCGGGGTTTCGGTCGGCTGGCGTCTGCACATCGAGGACGTCGGCGGCACGGTGCTCGCCGATACGGCGGCGCTGCACCTGGCACTTTCCACGCCCGCCGAGAACCGTTTGGCCTCCTGGCTCTGCCATCCGCATCTCGCCGAGGATGAGGCGCCGGGGCAGGGCGCGCGGAACAGCGACGGCACGGCGGTCGTGCCGGAGACGCCCGGGATCGGCGTGGTTCCGGACCCGGATTGGCTCGGCGAGCCCCTGGTCAGCTACGAGAGGCCGGGGCCGTGA
- a CDS encoding aminotransferase class III-fold pyridoxal phosphate-dependent enzyme — MDARLEWSNDALFALAEGVLPGAGLGGYALPEDIRFVFAEGAGARLRDVEGREYIDYVGGAGALILGHSHPAVVAAAQEQVARGLHMFGTLNEPAIRLAARLVEDIPCAEKIVYATTGSEATAYALRLARAFTGRDLVLKFEGAYHGNHDYALTSTFPTALGNDPHGQDDTAGRPAGTRSTVLVAPYNDAEAVERIVKDHRQELAAIIVEPVQRIIPARPAFLQALRRICDENGVLLIFDEVVTGFRLAYGGAQVHYGVTPDLASFGKVVGAGGPLSCVAGRAEILDLCDPRRKGEPNYVYFNGTLHGNPVAAAATLALLDELAKPGTYARLNAFADAACRACQEVLDRHGLPAIAENTGSLWQILFTRRRPETQADIMASDSAVARRLDAECMKRGIYALPGVRRFFSTAHGEAELEETLRILDSACAAVA; from the coding sequence ATGGACGCCAGACTGGAATGGAGCAACGACGCGCTCTTCGCGCTGGCGGAGGGCGTGCTGCCCGGCGCCGGCCTAGGCGGCTACGCGCTGCCGGAGGACATCCGCTTCGTCTTCGCCGAGGGCGCGGGCGCGCGGCTGCGGGATGTCGAGGGGCGGGAGTACATCGACTACGTCGGCGGCGCGGGCGCGCTGATCCTGGGCCATTCCCATCCGGCCGTGGTCGCGGCGGCGCAAGAGCAGGTCGCCCGCGGCCTGCACATGTTCGGCACCTTGAACGAACCGGCGATTCGCCTGGCCGCGCGCCTGGTCGAGGACATCCCCTGCGCCGAGAAGATCGTCTACGCGACCACCGGCTCCGAGGCCACCGCCTACGCCCTGCGCCTGGCGCGGGCCTTCACCGGGCGCGACCTGGTCCTGAAGTTCGAGGGCGCCTACCACGGCAACCACGACTACGCCCTGACCTCGACCTTCCCCACGGCCCTGGGCAACGACCCGCACGGCCAGGACGACACCGCCGGCCGCCCGGCGGGTACGCGCTCGACCGTGCTGGTCGCGCCCTACAACGACGCCGAGGCCGTCGAGCGGATCGTCAAGGACCACCGCCAGGAGCTGGCGGCGATCATCGTCGAGCCGGTGCAGCGGATCATCCCAGCGCGGCCCGCCTTCCTCCAGGCCCTGCGCCGGATCTGCGACGAGAACGGGGTGCTGCTGATCTTCGACGAGGTGGTGACCGGCTTCCGCCTGGCCTACGGCGGCGCACAGGTGCACTACGGCGTGACCCCGGACCTGGCGAGCTTCGGCAAGGTCGTGGGCGCGGGTGGGCCGTTGTCCTGCGTCGCCGGGCGCGCCGAGATCCTCGATCTCTGCGATCCGCGCCGGAAGGGGGAGCCGAACTACGTCTATTTCAACGGCACCCTGCACGGCAATCCCGTGGCCGCGGCGGCGACCCTGGCCCTGCTCGACGAGCTCGCGAAGCCGGGGACCTACGCGCGCCTCAACGCCTTCGCCGATGCGGCCTGCCGGGCCTGCCAGGAGGTCCTCGACCGCCACGGCCTGCCGGCGATCGCCGAGAACACCGGCTCCCTCTGGCAGATCCTTTTCACGCGCAGGCGGCCGGAGACCCAGGCCGATATCATGGCGAGCGATTCCGCGGTCGCGCGCCGCTTGGACGCCGAATGCATGAAGCGGGGGATCTACGCCCTGCCGGGGGTGCGGCGCTTCTTCTCGACCGCGCACGGCGAGGCCGAGCTGGAGGAGACCCTGCGGATTCTAGACTCCGCCTGCGCTGCGGTCGCATAG
- a CDS encoding mandelate racemase/muconate lactonizing enzyme family protein: MKITRIALYSVPLTSHAAYYMSDGKVCDTVESIVLRLDSDEGLTGWGEVCPIPRYLPAYARGVAPAIAELAPLLLSADPVGPEAVLQRCEAQLPGHRYAKSVLDLALWDLTAKAAGLPLYKLLGGRRMESAPLYHSITCVAPAEMAAIAEAAYGEGIRQFQVKVGADDDWEADVARIRAVREAVGPGPLVYADWNAGASKLTALRVSQALGDLDVMLEQPCESLEACAEVRRTTGRPMKLDESAHDTESLLKAQALGCADVVAVKLSKFGGLSAARRARDLCLHFKIMMVVEDTWGSDIATAAAAHLAVATPPRYLLNVCDLSGYVAPRIAPDGPERKDGRLAPSERPGLGVTPEADVLGDAVAVFE; the protein is encoded by the coding sequence GTGAAGATCACGCGGATCGCCCTCTACAGCGTGCCGCTGACCAGCCACGCGGCCTACTACATGTCCGACGGCAAGGTTTGCGACACGGTGGAGAGCATCGTTCTGCGCCTCGACAGCGACGAGGGCCTGACCGGCTGGGGCGAGGTCTGCCCGATCCCGCGCTATCTGCCGGCCTACGCGCGCGGCGTGGCGCCGGCGATCGCCGAGCTGGCGCCCCTGCTGCTGAGCGCCGATCCGGTCGGGCCGGAGGCGGTCCTGCAGCGCTGCGAGGCCCAGCTTCCGGGCCATCGCTACGCCAAGTCTGTGCTGGATCTGGCCCTTTGGGACCTGACCGCCAAGGCGGCGGGCCTGCCGCTCTACAAGCTGCTTGGCGGGCGCCGCATGGAGAGCGCGCCGCTCTACCATTCGATCACCTGCGTCGCCCCCGCCGAGATGGCGGCGATTGCCGAGGCCGCCTACGGCGAGGGGATCCGGCAGTTCCAGGTCAAGGTCGGCGCCGACGACGACTGGGAGGCCGATGTCGCCCGGATCCGGGCCGTCCGCGAGGCGGTCGGGCCGGGACCGCTGGTCTATGCCGACTGGAACGCCGGCGCCAGCAAGCTGACCGCGCTCCGTGTCTCGCAGGCCCTGGGCGACCTGGACGTCATGCTTGAGCAGCCCTGCGAGAGCCTGGAGGCCTGCGCCGAGGTGCGGCGGACGACCGGACGGCCCATGAAGCTCGACGAGAGCGCCCACGACACCGAGTCCTTGCTCAAGGCCCAGGCGCTGGGCTGTGCCGACGTGGTCGCCGTGAAGCTCTCGAAGTTCGGCGGCCTGAGCGCGGCCCGCCGGGCGCGCGACCTCTGCCTGCACTTCAAGATCATGATGGTGGTCGAGGACACCTGGGGCTCCGACATCGCAACGGCGGCGGCGGCGCATCTCGCGGTCGCCACGCCGCCGCGCTATCTGCTCAACGTCTGCGATCTCTCCGGCTACGTCGCGCCGCGGATCGCGCCCGACGGGCCGGAGCGCAAGGACGGCAGGCTCGCGCCCTCGGAGCGGCCGGGGCTCGGCGTGACCCCGGAGGCAGACGTGCTCGGCGACGCCGTCGCCGTCTTCGAATGA
- a CDS encoding NAD(P)-dependent oxidoreductase, whose product MSAFRVALSGDFFDAAGQPAYPMFDLAPLRDREDVEVIVLEPCREIAPEQVAEVDALILLMPRVTAQTLSGGSRLAVVARFGVGYDTVDVEACTAKDVALVITPDGVRRPVAVSILTLMLALTGKLMVKDRLTRGGPETWGQRSDHMGVGLVGLTLGSIGIGNIGAELFRLAKPLDMDFLAHDPYADPAVARELGIELVGLEDLFRRADVLAVNCPLTEATHHLVNAERLALMKPGAYLINTARGPIVDQAALTAVLAEGRIAGAGLDVLAQEPPDPDDPILDLDNVILTPHALCWTDQCFAGNGAADVRAVLDVKSGQVPRGIVNRAVIESSGWQEKLRRFAP is encoded by the coding sequence ATGTCCGCTTTCCGCGTCGCCCTGAGCGGTGATTTCTTCGATGCGGCGGGACAGCCCGCCTATCCGATGTTCGATCTAGCGCCCCTGCGCGACCGTGAGGACGTCGAGGTGATCGTCCTCGAGCCCTGCCGCGAGATCGCGCCCGAGCAGGTCGCCGAGGTCGACGCCCTGATTCTGCTGATGCCCCGGGTCACCGCGCAGACGCTCTCGGGCGGATCGCGCCTGGCCGTGGTCGCCCGCTTCGGGGTCGGCTACGACACCGTCGACGTCGAGGCCTGCACGGCCAAGGACGTCGCCCTGGTTATCACCCCCGACGGCGTGCGCCGCCCGGTCGCGGTCTCGATCCTGACCCTGATGCTGGCGCTGACCGGCAAGCTCATGGTCAAGGACCGCCTGACCCGCGGCGGGCCTGAGACCTGGGGCCAGCGCTCCGACCACATGGGCGTCGGGCTGGTCGGCCTCACCCTCGGCTCGATCGGCATCGGCAACATCGGCGCCGAGCTCTTCCGGCTGGCCAAGCCCTTGGACATGGATTTCCTGGCCCACGACCCCTACGCCGATCCCGCCGTCGCCCGGGAGCTCGGCATCGAGCTGGTCGGCCTCGAGGACCTCTTTCGCCGCGCCGACGTGCTGGCGGTCAACTGCCCGCTCACGGAGGCCACGCACCACCTGGTCAACGCCGAGCGCCTGGCCCTGATGAAGCCCGGCGCCTACCTGATCAACACGGCGCGCGGGCCGATCGTCGACCAGGCCGCGCTGACCGCCGTCCTGGCCGAGGGCCGTATTGCCGGCGCCGGCCTCGACGTCCTGGCGCAGGAGCCGCCGGACCCGGACGACCCGATCCTCGACCTCGACAACGTGATCCTCACGCCCCACGCACTGTGCTGGACGGATCAGTGCTTCGCCGGCAACGGCGCCGCGGATGTCCGAGCGGTCCTCGACGTCAAGTCCGGCCAGGTCCCGCGCGGCATCGTCAACCGCGCGGTCATCGAAAGCTCGGGCTGGCAGGAGAAGCTGCGGCGCTTCGCACCGTAA
- a CDS encoding aldolase/citrate lyase family protein, whose amino-acid sequence MTEARLKAMAQTRALKAGHFIFEFDTPGMGHICKNAGCEFVIFDTEHSGFGIETTKRMLRFFQAADLPTIVRVPSKDYKDIARACDAGAEGVMLPMVSTPEEAEQIVQSMKYTPRGGRGVILRAALDAYTAGPTDEKLAAQNARTTLFAQIETAEGVENAEAIAAIDGVDCLWVGHFDLSCSLGIPGQFDHPDFTGAIETVIAAGRKAGKSLGRLVPDVASGSELYKQGFDFIAYSADAWVLGDALAGALKDLREACA is encoded by the coding sequence ATGACCGAAGCGAGACTCAAGGCCATGGCGCAAACCCGCGCCCTCAAGGCCGGGCATTTCATCTTCGAGTTCGACACCCCCGGCATGGGGCACATCTGCAAGAACGCGGGCTGCGAGTTCGTGATCTTCGACACCGAGCACAGCGGCTTCGGCATCGAGACCACCAAGCGCATGCTGCGCTTCTTCCAGGCCGCCGACCTGCCGACCATCGTCCGGGTGCCCTCCAAGGACTACAAGGACATCGCCCGGGCCTGCGATGCCGGCGCCGAGGGCGTGATGCTGCCCATGGTCTCGACGCCCGAGGAGGCGGAGCAGATCGTCCAGAGCATGAAGTACACGCCGCGCGGCGGCCGCGGGGTGATCCTGCGCGCCGCGCTGGACGCCTACACCGCCGGCCCGACCGACGAGAAGCTGGCCGCGCAGAACGCCCGCACCACCCTCTTCGCCCAGATCGAGACCGCCGAGGGCGTCGAGAACGCCGAGGCCATCGCCGCCATCGACGGGGTCGACTGCCTCTGGGTCGGCCACTTCGACCTGAGCTGTTCGCTGGGCATCCCCGGGCAGTTCGACCATCCGGACTTCACCGGCGCGATCGAGACCGTGATCGCCGCCGGCCGCAAGGCCGGCAAGTCCCTCGGCCGCCTGGTGCCGGACGTCGCCAGCGGCAGCGAGCTCTACAAGCAGGGCTTCGACTTCATCGCCTATTCGGCCGACGCCTGGGTTCTGGGCGACGCCCTGGCCGGCGCGCTCAAGGACCTGCGCGAGGCCTGCGCCTGA